The genome window TGGCTTTTATGTTCCTACTTGTGACACGGCTGCACCATCTTGTTAGACATGGCTAGATGTCTGATGACGAGGAGCACCAAGATGTTCCTTGACCCACTCGTATTCCTCCTTGAAAACCATTGGATGGACAGAGCCCACTTTTCTTCAAATTCTCTGCTCGTTCCTTGGCCGAATTTCCCTTCAATGACAGCTGCCTCTTGAGACGGTTCCGACTCGACAAAATCATCTTACTCTGGTTTGGCGTGTGTAAAGCCCCTTCTACACAATCTCCCACCTGTGTGCAGCTCCACATACTCGAAGGCCCTTCTCCCCTTGGTGATCTTAACCTTGGAATTCTATTTCTCGCCAGGCAAACTGCCCACTGGTCTGGAACATTCTTGTCTGGCTTCATGCAAAGCGGGCAAGGCGGATCATGTTTGTACGTCTTAGGTGTGACCTGCTCTAAGCATTCAGCATGATACACATGCCCACATGACAGGACACTAACTACTGGCATATCTCCGCTACGAACAATCCGGCGAGAACCCCATGGTGATCTTTGAGACAATAACCTCTCACAAAGTCCACATTTGGAAACCTCAGGCACAGCATTATATGGATAACCCACCTCAGGTTCCAATTGTTCAGAGATGCCTGTGAAGTCAATACTGCCAGTGCTACTCCAACGAACTGATTCCCTTGGAAGGTTGGCACCAATCTCTGAGAACCAAAGAGAATGAAGCTCTGGCAGCGGTCTGGTGGACCTATGATCAGAATGTAGACTGCTGCTGGAGATTGTAGAACCAACAGTAtgattttgtt of Musa acuminata AAA Group cultivar baxijiao chromosome BXJ2-3, Cavendish_Baxijiao_AAA, whole genome shotgun sequence contains these proteins:
- the LOC103977386 gene encoding uncharacterized protein LOC103977386, with the protein product MSKPIHPVSFPDHITGIEEQNHTVGSTISSSSLHSDHRSTRPLPELHSLWFSEIGANLPRESVRWSSTGSIDFTGISEQLEPEVGYPYNAVPEVSKCGLCERLLSQRSPWGSRRIVRSGDMPVVSVLSCGHVYHAECLEQVTPKTYKHDPPCPLCMKPDKNVPDQWAVCLARNRIPRLRSPRGEGPSSMWSCTQVGDCVEGALHTPNQSKMILSSRNRLKRQLSLKGNSAKERAENLKKSGLCPSNGFQGGIRVGQGTSWCSSSSDI